The Pleuronectes platessa chromosome 23, fPlePla1.1, whole genome shotgun sequence genome contains a region encoding:
- the si:dkey-46i9.6 gene encoding E3 ubiquitin-protein ligase TRIM7, whose product MATTGNLSEEQVHCSICLDVFTNPVSIPCGHNFCQGCILGYWKTSPLYQCPMCKKSFHKRPDISVNTVLREIAEQFKEIRVRGVEGKESTQEEERKEKKWTMERRKKEDEERLLEKEQLAEEEERRRQTPEDKRQHQEELPPLIPSASAPKPSPPPSPPTTAQAAAPPLPQISPPPSPQILSPQTSSSASPPQPAWEEVLCDVCLGEGRPRAVKSCLVCLTSYCEEHHQSHAARFTKHKLIEPVANMEDRMCPKHERLLELFCKKDQMCVCVLCTETDHRAHYTVPVEREWTEKKAQLKRTETDVQQMIQDREKKVEEIKRSLELNKASARGEIQQSMQVFSELVRSIQRTQAELVLAIEEKQRQTESWAEGLISDLELEITELKRRNSDLENVARTDHIHFLKSFPALSTAPSVKDWSDTSVPTDMCVGMIRRSVSKLEPLLNEMIDKLADSEIRKVLSYTVDVTLDPDSANPWLQLSQDRHQVRHLGAWQDLPDHPDRFDTVVIVLGREGFTSGRHYWEVQVGDKDDWYLGVARSSVNRKGRISVSTTQGYWALAMKKGHGYRVSTSPPVALLLEPRPRRVGVYVDHEEGQVSFYDVRARTHIYTFHDAFREKIQPFFYLYCCDKASDTISIRPVNEKTTIKQN is encoded by the exons ATGGCCACGACCGGGAACCTCTCCGAAGAGCAGGTGCACTGCTCCATCTGCCTGGACGTCTTCACCAACCCCGTGTCCATCCCCTGTGGACACAACTTCTGCCAGGGCTGCATCCTGGGATACTGGAAAACCAGTCCGTTGTACCAGTGTCCCATGTGTAAGAAGTCCTTCCACAAACGGCCTGATATCAGTGTTAATACCGTGCTGAGGGAGATCGCTGAGCAGTTCAAGGAGATCAGGGTGAGGGGCGTGGAAGGGAAGGAGagcacacaggaggaggagaggaaagagaagaagtgGACAatggagagaaggaaaaaggaggatgaggagaggcttctggagaaggagcagcttgcagaggaggaggagagaaggaggcaaACCCCAGAGGACAAGAGGCAACATCAAGAAGAGCTACCTCCATTGATCCCGTCTGCGTCGGCGCCCaaaccttctcctccaccttcaccccCCACCACAGCtcaggctgcagctcctccactgcCCCAAATATCACCTCCACCCTCACCTCAAATCCTGTCTCCTCAAACCTCGTCCTCCGCCTCCCCCCCACAGCCTGCCTGGGAGGAGGTCCTGTGTGACGTCTGCCTCGGGGAGGGGAGGCCGAGGGCGGTCAAATCCTGCCTGGTGTGTCTCACCTCCTACTGCGAGGAGCACCACCAGTCCCACGCCGCCAGGTTCACCAAGCACAAGCTGATCGAGCCCGTGGCCAACATGGAGGACAGGATGTGTCCGAAGCACGAGAGGCTGCTGGAGCTGTTCTGTAAGAAGGACCAGATGTGTGTCTGCGTCCTCTGCACGGAGACGGACCACCGGGCGCACTACACCGTCCCCGTGGAGAGGGAGTGGACGGAGAAgaag GCTCAGCTGAAGAGGACAGAGACGGACGTCCAGCAGATGATccaggacagagagaagaaggtgGAGGAGATCAAACGTTCTCTGGAGCTCAACAAG GCCAGTGCTCGGGGGGAGATCCAGCAGAGCATGCAGGTCTTCTCCGAGCTGGTGCGATCCATCCAGAGGACTCAGGCCGAGCTGGTCCTGGCCATCgaggagaagcagaggcagACGGAGAGCTGGGCCGAGGGTCTCATCTCCGACCTGGAGctggagatcactgagctgaagaggaggaaTTCAGACCTAGAGAACGTGGCTCGGACCGACCACATTCATTTCTTGAAG AGTTTCCCTGCACTGAGCACAGCTCCATCGGTTAAAGACTGGTCCGACACCAGTGTTCCCACTGACATGTGTGTAGGCATGATCAGGAGGTCCGTGTCCAAACTGGAGCCGTTGTTAAACGAAATGATTGACAAACTGGCCGATAGTG AGATCAGAAAGGTTCTGAGTTATACAG TGGATGTGACGCTGGACCCCGACAGCGCCAACCCCTGGCTGCAGCTGTCTCAGGACAGACACCAGGTGAGGCACTTGGGGGCGTGGCAGGACCTGCCAGACCACCCGGACCGCTTCGACACGGTGGTCATCGTCCTGGGCCGGGAGGGCTTCACCTCGGGGAGACACTACTGGGAGGTCCAGGTGGGGGACAAGGACGACTGGTACCTGGGAGTCGCCCGGTCGTCGGTGAACAGGAAGGGCCGGATCTCGGTGAGCACCACTCAGGGCTACTGGGCTCTGGCCATGAAGAAAGGCCACGGGTACCGGGTGTCCACGTCTCCGCCCGTAGCGCTGCTCCTCGAGCCCAGGCCCAGGCGGGTGGGCGTCTACGTGGACCACGAGGAGGGTCAGGTGTCCTTTTACGACGTGAGAGCTCGGACTCATATCTACACGTTCCACGATGCGTTCAGGGAGAAGATTCAGCCTTTTTTCTACCTGTACTGCTGCGACAAGGCCTCGGACACCATCTCCATCCGTCCCGTGAACGAGAAAACCACCATCAAGCAAAACTAA
- the LOC128430168 gene encoding E3 ubiquitin-protein ligase TRIM39 isoform X2, with protein MMSSHLAWLSEDRFQCSLCEKVFSDPVTTPCGHNFCKTCLSEHWDGSELCHCPTCSKRFHVRPEVSTNTVIQEISVQVKRRKVETTESIGESSHVECDVCTELKLQAQRSCLVCLTSYCEVHLEPHLRVPSLMRHRLVDPLENLEERMCKKHERILEFFCRQEETCICLLCKETEHKEHETVPLEEEGARQKQNIESKKAEMRKMIEERVEKTKEFTDSSEMSREKAHKEMDRSDQLFSNLISQVQRLQTKLKSNIEAKLTKSQERDKAVIEELHMEISELQRRHEELEELSHKDDSFQLLQTLKALSDVSDLKNWSNLRVYSDLCVQTLRRAMSQLLLTFQAELRALTKTELNRMRQYKEYVLFDGATAGDGLVVTEEGKRLKYIKSASPTWSKGSERFERPAVCGTRGFSSGRHYWEVQVGRRNEWDVGIAKKTVTRTGRVPQNTGNGFFTIGKRRSDYQVHRSPLKELHLCPRPRKVGIYLDYEEGRVSFYDVDEEFHIYSFTRETFTETLLPYFYLCSWAKKSEPLVITYIFDENFVRQYFEKFKKTREVKTSLEGQKLQTPPRSTEVKPPETHSSPDVCVTAVE; from the exons ATGATGTCTTCACACCTTGCCTGGTTGTCAGAGGATCGGTTCCAGTGTTCCCTGTGTGAGAAGGTCTTCAGCGACCCAGTCACGACACCCTGTGGTCACAACTTCTGTAAGACCTGCCTCAGCGAGCACTGGGACGGCAGCGAGCTGTGCCACTGCCCAACGTGTAGTAAGAGATTCCACGTGAGGCCCGAGGTCTCCACGAACACGGTCATCCAGGAGATCTCCGTCCaagtgaagaggagaaaagtggAGACCACTGAGAGCATCGGTGAGTCTTCTCACGTCGAGTGTGATGTGTGCACAGAGCTGAAGCTCCAGGCCCAGAGGTCGTGCCTGGTGTGTCTGACGTCTTACTGTGAGGTCCACCTGGAGCCTCACCTGAGAGTTCCCTCCCTGATGAGACACAGGCTGGTGGACCCGCTGGAGaacctggaggagaggatgtgCAAGAAGCACGAGAGGATCCTGGAGTTCTTCTGCCGACAGGAGGAGACGTGCATCTGTCTGCTGTGCAAGGAGACGGAGCACAAAGAGCACGAGACTGTTCcgctggaggaggaaggggcTCGGCAGAAA CAAAATATTGAGTCCAAAAAAGCAGAGATGAGAAAGATGATTGAGGAAAGAgtggaaaagacaaaagaatTTACAGATTCCTCTGAAATGAGCAGA GAGAAAGCTCACAAAGAGATGGACCGCAGCGATCAGCTCTTCAGTAATTTGATCAGTCAAGTACAAAGGCtgcaaacaaaactaaaatcgAACATAGAAGCAAAACTCACAAAATCTCAAGAGAGAGACAAAGCAGTGATTGAAGAGCTGCACATGGAAATCAGcgagctgcagaggaggcacgaggagctggaggagctttCACACAAAGACGACTccttccagctgctgcag ACTTTGAAAGCCCTGAGCGACGTGTCGGACTTGAAGAACTGGTCAAACCTCCGGGTTTACTCTGACCTGTGTGTGCAGACCCTGAGGAGAGCCATGTCCCAGCTCCTGCTCACGTTTCAAGCTGAACTGAGAGCTCTGACAAAAACAG AACTGAACAGAATGAGACAATATAAAG AGTATGTGTTGTTTGACGGAGCCACAGCTGGAGACGGCCTCGTGGTGACCGAAGAGGGGAAACGCCTGAAGTACATTAAATCTGCCAGCCCCACCTGGTCTAAAGGCTCAGAGAGGTTTGAGCGTCCCGCGGTCTGTGGGACCAGGGGCTTCAGCTCGGGACGACACTACTGGGAAGTCCAGGTGGGCCGCAGAAACGAATGGGATGTGGGTATTGCCAAGAAAACGGTAACCAGAACAGGGAGGGTCCCTCAGAACACAGGGAATGGATTCTTCACCATTGGAAAGAGGCGCTCTGATTATCAAGTCCACCGTTCACCCCTCAAAGAACTCCACCTGTGTCCCCGGCCGAGGAAAGTCGGCATCTACCTGGACTATGAGGAAGGACGAGTCTCTTTCTATGATGTGGACGAAGAGTTTCACATTTACTCTTTCACGAGAGAGACTTTCACAGAGACACTGCTCCCGTACTTCTACCTGTGCAGCTGGGCGAAGAAATCAGAGCCCTTGGTGATAACTTACATCTTCGATGAAAATTTTGTGCGTCAGTACTTTGAAAAGTTCAAGAAGACCAGAGAAGTAAAAACGTCGTTAGAAGGTCAAAAGCTCCAAACTCCACCGAGGTccactgaggtcaaaccccctgaaacacacagcagtccagatgtgtgtgttactgcagTGGAATAg
- the LOC128430168 gene encoding E3 ubiquitin-protein ligase TRIM39 isoform X1, with product MMSSHLAWLSEDRFQCSLCEKVFSDPVTTPCGHNFCKTCLSEHWDGSELCHCPTCSKRFHVRPEVSTNTVIQEISVQVKRRKVETTESIGESSHVECDVCTELKLQAQRSCLVCLTSYCEVHLEPHLRVPSLMRHRLVDPLENLEERMCKKHERILEFFCRQEETCICLLCKETEHKEHETVPLEEEGARQKQNIESKKAEMRKMIEERVEKTKEFTDSSEMSRVSNEEKAHKEMDRSDQLFSNLISQVQRLQTKLKSNIEAKLTKSQERDKAVIEELHMEISELQRRHEELEELSHKDDSFQLLQTLKALSDVSDLKNWSNLRVYSDLCVQTLRRAMSQLLLTFQAELRALTKTELNRMRQYKEYVLFDGATAGDGLVVTEEGKRLKYIKSASPTWSKGSERFERPAVCGTRGFSSGRHYWEVQVGRRNEWDVGIAKKTVTRTGRVPQNTGNGFFTIGKRRSDYQVHRSPLKELHLCPRPRKVGIYLDYEEGRVSFYDVDEEFHIYSFTRETFTETLLPYFYLCSWAKKSEPLVITYIFDENFVRQYFEKFKKTREVKTSLEGQKLQTPPRSTEVKPPETHSSPDVCVTAVE from the exons ATGATGTCTTCACACCTTGCCTGGTTGTCAGAGGATCGGTTCCAGTGTTCCCTGTGTGAGAAGGTCTTCAGCGACCCAGTCACGACACCCTGTGGTCACAACTTCTGTAAGACCTGCCTCAGCGAGCACTGGGACGGCAGCGAGCTGTGCCACTGCCCAACGTGTAGTAAGAGATTCCACGTGAGGCCCGAGGTCTCCACGAACACGGTCATCCAGGAGATCTCCGTCCaagtgaagaggagaaaagtggAGACCACTGAGAGCATCGGTGAGTCTTCTCACGTCGAGTGTGATGTGTGCACAGAGCTGAAGCTCCAGGCCCAGAGGTCGTGCCTGGTGTGTCTGACGTCTTACTGTGAGGTCCACCTGGAGCCTCACCTGAGAGTTCCCTCCCTGATGAGACACAGGCTGGTGGACCCGCTGGAGaacctggaggagaggatgtgCAAGAAGCACGAGAGGATCCTGGAGTTCTTCTGCCGACAGGAGGAGACGTGCATCTGTCTGCTGTGCAAGGAGACGGAGCACAAAGAGCACGAGACTGTTCcgctggaggaggaaggggcTCGGCAGAAA CAAAATATTGAGTCCAAAAAAGCAGAGATGAGAAAGATGATTGAGGAAAGAgtggaaaagacaaaagaatTTACAGATTCCTCTGAAATGAGCAGAGTGAGTAACGAG GAGAAAGCTCACAAAGAGATGGACCGCAGCGATCAGCTCTTCAGTAATTTGATCAGTCAAGTACAAAGGCtgcaaacaaaactaaaatcgAACATAGAAGCAAAACTCACAAAATCTCAAGAGAGAGACAAAGCAGTGATTGAAGAGCTGCACATGGAAATCAGcgagctgcagaggaggcacgaggagctggaggagctttCACACAAAGACGACTccttccagctgctgcag ACTTTGAAAGCCCTGAGCGACGTGTCGGACTTGAAGAACTGGTCAAACCTCCGGGTTTACTCTGACCTGTGTGTGCAGACCCTGAGGAGAGCCATGTCCCAGCTCCTGCTCACGTTTCAAGCTGAACTGAGAGCTCTGACAAAAACAG AACTGAACAGAATGAGACAATATAAAG AGTATGTGTTGTTTGACGGAGCCACAGCTGGAGACGGCCTCGTGGTGACCGAAGAGGGGAAACGCCTGAAGTACATTAAATCTGCCAGCCCCACCTGGTCTAAAGGCTCAGAGAGGTTTGAGCGTCCCGCGGTCTGTGGGACCAGGGGCTTCAGCTCGGGACGACACTACTGGGAAGTCCAGGTGGGCCGCAGAAACGAATGGGATGTGGGTATTGCCAAGAAAACGGTAACCAGAACAGGGAGGGTCCCTCAGAACACAGGGAATGGATTCTTCACCATTGGAAAGAGGCGCTCTGATTATCAAGTCCACCGTTCACCCCTCAAAGAACTCCACCTGTGTCCCCGGCCGAGGAAAGTCGGCATCTACCTGGACTATGAGGAAGGACGAGTCTCTTTCTATGATGTGGACGAAGAGTTTCACATTTACTCTTTCACGAGAGAGACTTTCACAGAGACACTGCTCCCGTACTTCTACCTGTGCAGCTGGGCGAAGAAATCAGAGCCCTTGGTGATAACTTACATCTTCGATGAAAATTTTGTGCGTCAGTACTTTGAAAAGTTCAAGAAGACCAGAGAAGTAAAAACGTCGTTAGAAGGTCAAAAGCTCCAAACTCCACCGAGGTccactgaggtcaaaccccctgaaacacacagcagtccagatgtgtgtgttactgcagTGGAATAg
- the LOC128430176 gene encoding E3 ubiquitin-protein ligase TRIM47, whose translation MSELCCICLDESTRPASLPCGHAFCLACVGEYWRISGSCQCPLCKACFPTRPQLQTHPPTQSQVGAAPLKAGEVPCDLCPGRRPAVKSCLVCLASYCDAHLELHYQSEALGRHLLIGVVKNLEDPVCRVHGKPLDRFCRSDRTCVCAMCSQREHRGHHILPVHREAAKQRVQLKRMRMKLQQVIQERLSQVENLKETQSKELVQQLEAEICDLQRRHTELEQLEQTEDDLRFLQVRVSRSEVTLSTRIEISPHILTT comes from the exons ATGTCCGAGCTGTGCTGCATCTGTCTGGACGAGTCCACCCGCCCGGCGTCCCTCCCCTGTGGACACGCCTTCTGTCTGGCCTGTGTAGGAGAATACTGGAGGATCAGTGGCTCCTGTCAGTGCCCCCTCTGCAAGGCCTGCTTCCCCACCAGACCCCAGCTCCAgacacacccccccacacagagCCAGGTCGGGGCCGCACCTTTAAAAGCCGGCGAGGTTCCCTGTGACCTCTGCCCCGGGCGGCGTCCAGCCGTCAAGTCCTGCCTGGTGTGTCTGGCCTCGTACTGCGACGCCCACCTGGAGCTGCACTACCAGAGCGAGGCCCTCGGGCGCCATCTTCTGATCGGTGTGGTGAAGAACCTGGAGGACCCTGTGTGCAGAGTGCACGGGAAGCCGCTGGACAGGTTCTGCAGGAGCGACCGGACATGCGTCTGTGCCATGTGTTCCCAGAGAGAACACAGGGGCCATCACATCCTCCCTGTGCACAGAGAGGCCGCCAAGCAGAGG GTTCAATTAAAGCGGATGAGgatgaaactgcagcaggttaTTCAGGAGAGACTGAGTCAGGTTGAGAATCTGAAGGAGACACAAAGCAAAGAGCTCGTCCAACAGCTGGAGGCAGAAATCTGTGatctgcagaggagacacactgagctggagcagctggagcagaCTGAGGACGACCTCCGCTTCCTGCAGGTCCGAGTctcaaggtcagaggtcacactcAGCACTCGTATTGAGATTTCTCCTCACATCCTAACGACCTGA
- the LOC128430562 gene encoding uncharacterized protein LOC128430562 — translation MASAAASPRGTCLLEKQLTCSICMDVFVDPVTTACGHTFCKKCLDFNCKYRNSECPLCRTFLMNTGAVNIVLREIIQQRQSEESEKNKKSIFTGQDGGVACDICTDQKLQAEKSCLVCLASYCSTHLQNHASTQRLKGHKLVAPVKNLDDRACLKHGRPLELYSKKQQRCICVRCLEEGPQEVVSTEDEWEKKKVELENAKTELEAKIQKRETQLVELSQSVKSCQDQLENEWWDIEAVFAAVLSIVEEAREEALQPLKDRREVVEKEAEDLQQDLEEEISRFQTTISELEDISTLEDHIHFLQNYPSLQNLDDIKDWAEVQLDTSLFFGTMRKTTAIMKEKVQQELEKLTSIELKRIPKFTVDVKLDPATAHQCLVLSEDGKEVKDGQEDAGVDDASERFDMFGSVLGLNGFTSGRSYWEVEVGNKPGWDLGVARGDANRKGKLTLNPDNGYWATVHYEDDQYAALTAPPLLLPLLLKPETVGVFVDYEEDIVSFYNITARSHIYSFTGCLFSGGELYPYFSPHRKQDDGSADPLIISSVKQREQIMVVSTLNTFDMSFQVCVCGWSKVTSYHGLRTHQGKMGCTQRGVRIPERNTMTFMPQITFKESPIYLNEPERNIFTWSAGSDESLQVCGCGWSKVTTYQGLRIHQGKMGCTEKGVRIPERKSYPPLIPFTGRPIQLTEPVMTSIESYDSDEYPLFCECGWMEMTYQGLRIHQGKKGCMQNGVRVPERRSYPRQTPPTGGPIQLSEPDNFIPPPIDHSPQTLNGHIHPAAAVITAAETREPFFQTPEPPPRHQTTTNTYRPRRALEFSTGAEQVEAQMFDLLKRHAGELLQLHPVNQITTPPMTAVPPREEEEEKQRKVEKLRMKAKQDNKRAELQQKIQMTELKMAEVELSVKGLTVSLDTEWLEINNVFSKMMKVVQDARQRSLQPVEERREKVKREGNDLLQGLKRETVKLQNSIAELDGNPDLQISPDEPTDWNNTSVDTSFSFGSLRTTTSAMMEQIQLHLEELSSVELKRFPTFAVDVKLDPATAHHCLSLSDDGKEVQDGGKYQEVHDTPERFDMFGSILGLNGLSSGRSYWEVEVGKKTGWDLGVARGDANRKGKLSLNPDNGYWATVHCEDDQYAALTDPRVRLSLRDKPQKVGVFVDYEEGLVSFYDTTARSHIHSFTECLFGGEIFPYFSPHLQEDGQNAAPLIISPVERQ, via the exons atggcctctgctgctgcttcacccaGAGGGACCTGTCTGCTGGAGAAGCAGTTAACATGCTCCATCTGCATGGACGTGTTTGTGGACCCCGTCACTACAGCTTGTGGCCACACCTTCTGTAAGAAGTGCCTGGACTTCAACTGTAAGTACAGAAACAGCGAGTGCCCCCTGTGCAGAACTTTTCTGATGAACACAGGAGCTGTGAACATCGTCCTCAGAGAAATCATCCAGCAGCGTCAGTCGGAAGAGTCTGAGAAGAACAAGAAAAGTATCTTCACGGGGCAGGACGGAGGAGTGGCCTGTGACATCTGCACAGATCAAAAGCTCCAGGCCGAGAAGTCCTGCCTGGTGTGTCTGGCCTCGTACTGCTCCACCCACCTGCAGAACCATGCTTCAACCCAGAGGCTGAAGGGTCACAAGCTGGTGGCCCCGGTGAAGAACCTGGACGACAGGGCCTGTCTGAAGCACGGACGCCCCCTGGAGCTGTACAGCAAGAAGCAGCAGAGATGCATCTGCGTCCGCTGTCTGGAGGAAGGTCCACAGGAGGTGGTCTCCACCGAGGACGagtgggagaagaagaag GTTGAACTTGAAAACGCAAAAACAGAACTGGAGGCCAAGATTcagaagagagaaacacaactgGTCGAGCTCAGTCAATCTGTGAAGAGCTGCcag GACCAGCTGGAGAACGAGTGGTGGGACATTGAGGCCGTGTTCGCCGCCGTGCTCTCCATCGTGGAGGAGGCCCGGGAAGAGGCTCTTCAGCCGCTGAAGGACAGGAGGGAGGTCGTGGAGAAGGAGGCAGAGGACCTCCAACAGGATCTGGAAGAGGAGATCAGCCGCTTCCAGACGACCATCTCTGAGCTGGAGGACATCAGTACACTGGAGGATCACATCCACTTCCTGCAG aACTACCCATCTCTTCAGAACCTGGACGACATCAAGGACTGGGCCGAGGTCCAGTTGGACACGTCCCTGTTCTTTGGGACGATGAGAAAAACCACAGCTATTATGAAAGAAAAAGTCcaacaggagctggagaagctgaCGTCCATCG AACTCAAGAGAATTCCAAAGTTCACAG TGGACGTGAAGCTGGATCCAGCCACCGCGCACCAGTGCCTCGTTCTGTCTGAGGACGGAAAGGAAGTGAAGGACGGACAGGAGGACGCGGGAGTGGACGACGCCTCGGAGAGGTTTGACATGTTCGGCAGCGTCCTGGGGCTCAACGGCTTCACCTCTGGGAGGTcatactgggaggtggaggtcgGCAACAAGCCCGGGTGGGACCTGGGCGTGGCCAGAGGGGACGCAAACCGCAAGGGGAAGCTCACGTTGAACCCAGACAACGGCTACTGGGCGACCGTCCACTACGAGGACGACCAGTACGCGGCTCTGACAGcccccccgctgctcctccctctgctcctcaagCCGGAGACGGTGGGGGTGTTTGTGGACTACGAGGAAGACATTGTGTCTTTCTACAACATCACGGCTCGGTCTCACATTTACTCTTTCACCGGGTGCTTGTTCAGCGGGGGGGAGCTTTACCCGTATTTCAGTCCACACCGAAAACAAGACGATGGAAGCGCTGATCCGCTGATTATCTCCTCCGTGAAACAACGTGAACAGATCATGGTTGTGTCC ACACTGAACACGTTCGACATGAGCttccaggtttgtgtgtgtggttggtccAAAGTGACGAGTTACCACGGCCTGAGGACCCACCAGGGGAAGATGGGATGCACCCAGAGGGGAGTGAGGATCCCAGAGAGGAACACAATGACCTTCATGCCTCAAATTACCTTCAAGGAAAGTCCAATCTATCTGAACGAGCCTGAGAGGAACATCTTCACCTGGTCTG CCGGTTCAGATGAGAGCCTCCAGGTCTGTGGGTGTGGTTGGTCCAAAGTGACGACCTATCAGGGCCTGAGGATCCACCAGGGGAAGATGGGATGCACAGAGAAGGGAGTGAGGATCCCAGAGAGGAAGAGTTACCCTCCTCTGATTCCCTTCACGGGACGTCCAATCCAGCTGACCGAGCCTGTGATGACTTCTATAGAGTCTT ACGACTCAGACGAGTACCCTCTGTTTTGTGAGTGTGGTTGGATGGAGATGACCTATCAGGGCCTGAGGATCCACCAGGGGAAGAAGGGATGCATGCAGAATGGAGTGAGGGTCCCAGAGCGGAGGAGTTACCCTCGTCAAACCCCCCCCACGGGAGGTCCAATCCAGCTGAGCGAGCCTGATAACTTTATTCCT CCTCCCATCGACCATTCACCGCAGACACTCAACGGCCACATTCATCCAGCAGCTGCCGTCATCACCGCGGCCGAGACAAGAGAACCAT TTTTCCAGACTCCTGAGCCCCCCCCACGTCATCAAACCACCACCAACACGTACCGACCTCGTCGAGCGCTCGAGTTCTCCACCGGCGCCGAGCAGGTGGAGGCTCAGATGTTTGACCTGTTGAAACGTCACGCTGGGGAGCTACTGCAGCTTCATCCTGTGAATCAGATC ACGACGCCTCCAATGACCGCCGTCCCTccaagagaggaggaagaggagaaacagaggaaggTGGAAAAACTGCGCATGAAG GCAAAGCAAGACAACAAGAGGGCGGAGCTACAGCAGAAAATTCAAATGACAGAACTCAAGATGGCAGAAGTGGAATTATCTGTGAAAGGCTTGACG GTTAGCTTGGACACCGAGTGGCTGGAGATCAACAACGTCTTCTCCAAGATGATGAAAGTCGTGCAGGACGCTCGGCAAAGATCTCTGCAGCCTGTGGAGGAGAG GAGAGAAAAGGtaaagagagaaggaaatgaTCTGCTTCAGGGGCTGAAAAGAGAAACTGTCAAACTCCAGAACTCCATCGCTGAGTTGGACGGAAACCCAGACCTTCAG ATCTCTCCTGATGAACCCACGGATTGGAACAACACAAGTGTTGATACCTCGTTCTCCTTCGGTTCCTTGAGAACCACAACGTCAGCCATGATGGAACAAATTCAGCTGCACCTAGAAGAGCTCTCCTCTGTTG aACTCAAGAGATTCCCCACATTTGCAG TGGATGTGAAGCTGGACCCAGCTACAGCCCAtcactgcctctctctctctgacgaTGGGAAGGAGGTGCAGGACGGAGGAAAGTACCAGGAAGTCCACGACACTCCGGAGAGGTTTGACATGTTCGGCAGCATCCTGGGACTCAACGGTTTGTCCTCTGGGAGGTcatactgggaggtggaggtcgGCAAGAAGACCGGGTGGGACCTGGGCGTGGCCAGAGGGGACGCAAACCGCAAGGGGAAGCTCTCGTTGAACCCAGACAACGGCTACTGGGCGACCGTCCACTGCGAGGACGACCAGTACGCAGCCCTGACAGATCCACGCGTCCGCCTGTCCCTGAGAGACAAACCTCAGAAGGTGGGGGTGTTCGTGGACTACGAGGAGGGTCTCGTGTCCTTCTACGACACGACGGCTCGGTCTCACATTCACTCGTTCACTGAGTGTTTGTTCGGTGGAGAGATCTTCCCGTACTTCAGTCCACATCTCCAAGAAGATGGTCAAAACGCAGCTCCTCTGATCATCTCTCCTGTAGAGAGACAGTAA